A region from the Candidatus Hydrogenedentota bacterium genome encodes:
- a CDS encoding glycoside hydrolase family 31 protein: MKKTGCWLRVFQISCALLLITLVVGWGLFFYPGWGMPMNSQRHGNPPLTPAWALEPWVWEDDTNTAASTLEMVNGHLAHDFPVRTVLIDSPWSTRYNDFIVDEARFPNPEAFFRSLDERGIRVVLWMTSMVNSESKDTALTTSPDWFQEAANRGFLTNGDFQKKWWKGKGGFIDYTNPEAMAWWQGLQSSVLDWGVDGWKLDGSATLNFRTKGVIPWFYADTHAGRISTRQYMDHYYRDEYANGLRKNPEFVTMSRSLDSVAPWVHPEGFAPIDASPVNWVGDNTHTWDEGTRGLQRAIRLILKSAEMGYSVIGSDIAGYHGEEPIDPELYIRWTQFSTFCGLFLNGGHGERRMWMRSPEELKIIRDFSWLHHELVPYMYHYIVTASQGGKRLMTPLADGEFHYLFGDDLLIAPIHRPGGEREVHLPAGTWRYWFDDAIAIEGPVEFNRNYPMDEYPVYIRDGAIIPMNISRDYTGVGSKDSAGLLTLNIYPAADGAFTCYAPDDQAALEVSVAQQDGLSIRLEGAGRPCILRVFRESPPTEVRFNDTPVDAAAWEFSETDHRVILRDTMGATGTWHLR, encoded by the coding sequence GGCCTCTTTTTCTATCCGGGGTGGGGCATGCCCATGAACAGCCAGCGCCACGGCAACCCGCCGCTGACGCCGGCCTGGGCGCTGGAACCCTGGGTCTGGGAGGACGACACCAACACCGCCGCGTCCACCCTGGAAATGGTCAACGGTCACCTGGCCCACGACTTCCCCGTGCGCACCGTGCTCATCGACAGCCCCTGGTCCACGCGATACAACGACTTCATCGTGGATGAAGCCCGCTTCCCCAATCCGGAAGCCTTCTTCCGCAGCCTCGACGAGCGGGGGATCCGGGTCGTGCTCTGGATGACCAGCATGGTCAATAGCGAGAGTAAAGACACCGCCCTGACCACCTCGCCCGACTGGTTTCAGGAGGCCGCCAACCGGGGCTTTCTGACCAATGGGGACTTCCAGAAGAAATGGTGGAAGGGTAAAGGTGGGTTCATCGACTATACCAATCCCGAGGCCATGGCGTGGTGGCAGGGGCTCCAGAGTTCCGTGCTGGATTGGGGTGTCGATGGTTGGAAGCTGGATGGCTCCGCCACACTCAATTTCCGTACGAAGGGCGTCATTCCGTGGTTCTATGCGGACACCCACGCCGGGCGCATATCCACGCGCCAATACATGGACCACTACTATCGGGACGAATACGCGAACGGCCTGCGGAAAAATCCCGAGTTTGTGACCATGTCCCGCTCCCTCGATTCCGTCGCCCCCTGGGTACATCCCGAGGGCTTCGCCCCCATCGACGCCTCCCCCGTCAACTGGGTGGGCGACAACACCCACACCTGGGACGAGGGTACGCGGGGCCTCCAACGGGCCATCCGGCTGATCCTCAAGAGCGCGGAGATGGGTTACAGCGTGATCGGATCAGACATCGCCGGCTACCACGGCGAAGAGCCCATCGACCCGGAGCTCTACATCCGCTGGACCCAGTTCTCCACCTTCTGCGGGCTTTTCCTTAACGGCGGCCACGGCGAACGGCGCATGTGGATGCGCAGCCCGGAAGAACTGAAAATTATTCGAGACTTCTCCTGGCTGCACCACGAGCTCGTGCCCTACATGTACCACTACATCGTCACCGCAAGCCAGGGCGGGAAGCGTCTCATGACTCCCCTGGCGGACGGCGAATTCCACTACCTTTTCGGAGACGACTTGCTGATCGCGCCCATCCACCGGCCCGGAGGCGAGCGGGAGGTTCACCTGCCCGCGGGCACCTGGCGCTACTGGTTCGACGACGCCATCGCGATCGAAGGGCCGGTCGAATTCAATCGGAATTATCCGATGGACGAATACCCGGTGTACATCCGGGATGGCGCAATCATCCCCATGAATATCTCCCGGGACTATACCGGCGTCGGCTCCAAGGATTCGGCCGGGCTGCTCACCCTAAACATCTACCCCGCTGCGGATGGCGCGTTCACCTGCTACGCCCCTGACGATCAGGCGGCGCTGGAGGTCAGCGTTGCGCAACAGGACGGGCTGAGCATCCGTCTGGAGGGCGCGGGCCGCCCCTGTATCCTCCGGGTCTTTCGCGAATCACCGCCCACTGAAGTACGCTTCAATGACACGCCCGTGGATGCGGCCGCGTGGGAATTCTCGGAAACTGACCACCGCGTCATCCTGCGGGATACCATGGGCGCCACGGGCACATGGCACCTGCGCTGA
- a CDS encoding response regulator: MARIIVIDDHYAMRQTIREVLEDQGHEVLEAPEGESGIHLQRRSPADLVITDIFMPHKEGMSTIRELCMEFPELPVIAMSGGSRDLTAPEGFIDLARRFGACATLTKPFQIAELLSVVTYALAGESKNPVPTNQDRVH, translated from the coding sequence ATGGCCCGTATTATAGTCATCGATGACCACTATGCAATGCGGCAGACAATTCGAGAAGTCCTGGAGGATCAGGGGCACGAAGTCCTGGAGGCACCGGAGGGCGAGTCGGGAATACACCTCCAGCGCCGCAGTCCGGCGGATCTGGTGATAACCGATATCTTTATGCCCCATAAAGAGGGCATGAGCACCATCCGCGAGTTGTGCATGGAGTTTCCCGAGTTGCCGGTGATCGCCATGTCGGGGGGAAGCCGCGACCTCACGGCCCCAGAGGGTTTCATTGATCTGGCGCGTCGCTTCGGGGCCTGCGCCACCCTGACGAAGCCATTCCAGATTGCGGAATTGTTGTCCGTGGTGACCTATGCGCTCGCGGGAGAAAGCAAAAACCCGGTCCCAACGAATCAGGACCGGGTGCACTGA